Proteins encoded by one window of Archaeoglobus veneficus SNP6:
- a CDS encoding DNA-methyltransferase, producing MLEEVEATTHKIIIGDSRKMEEVDDESVHLVVTSPPYPMIEIWDEQFRKMDSRIDDLWAKLDTIGGTSEKNRIVQKIYDLMHENLAGVWKECYRVLVDGGIACINIGDATRKVNGLFRLFPNHARVIEHCERIGFVTLPYILWKKPTTKPKYKGKGAFLGSGMLPPNAYVTLDCEFILIFRKGEPRKFPPHDPMRYASKYTKEERDRWFTQIWDIVGTRQTLPEVERRVAAFPEEIPYRLIRMFSIIGDTVLDPFVGTGTTMKVAMQLNRNSIGYEIDKNLLPVIKDKIGVSQSRLDMDFRVEIIERPTVQEFRAV from the coding sequence ATGCTCGAGGAAGTTGAAGCCACAACTCACAAAATCATAATTGGCGACTCAAGGAAAATGGAAGAAGTCGATGACGAGTCTGTCCATCTCGTCGTTACATCTCCACCGTACCCCATGATCGAGATCTGGGATGAGCAATTCAGGAAAATGGATAGCCGAATAGATGATCTGTGGGCGAAATTAGACACTATTGGAGGTACTTCGGAGAAAAACAGGATCGTGCAAAAAATCTACGACCTGATGCACGAGAATCTTGCCGGGGTATGGAAGGAATGCTATCGAGTACTGGTTGATGGTGGTATAGCCTGTATAAATATCGGAGATGCAACGAGGAAGGTCAATGGTCTGTTTAGGCTTTTCCCAAACCACGCTAGAGTCATAGAGCATTGTGAGAGAATCGGTTTTGTTACTCTGCCATACATTCTCTGGAAAAAACCAACCACGAAACCGAAATACAAGGGAAAAGGAGCTTTTCTTGGTTCGGGAATGCTACCTCCAAACGCCTACGTAACCCTTGACTGTGAATTCATTCTTATCTTCAGAAAAGGGGAACCAAGAAAGTTCCCGCCCCATGACCCCATGAGGTACGCGAGTAAATATACCAAGGAAGAGCGGGACAGGTGGTTTACGCAGATATGGGACATCGTTGGAACAAGACAGACTTTGCCGGAAGTTGAGCGAAGGGTTGCAGCGTTTCCAGAGGAGATACCATACAGATTGATAAGGATGTTTTCGATAATTGGAGATACTGTTCTTGATCCTTTTGTAGGTACTGGAACAACAATGAAGGTGGCTATGCAGCTTAATAGAAATTCTATCGGCTACGAGATTGATAAAAATCTCCTACCGGTTATAAAGGATAAAATAGGTGTCAGCCAGAGCAGACTTGATATGGATTTCAGGGTGGAGATAATAGAGAGGCCTACAGTTCAAGAGTTTCGAGCAGTTTAA
- a CDS encoding RlmE family RNA methyltransferase: MAKPRRTQDRQDYYYWEAKKKGYRSRAAFKLLQMNKTFKLIKKGSKVLDLGASPGGWSQVAVELGAEVVAVDINPMPPIEGVTFIQGDITKEETLEKIKAVSREYDAVICDASPKITGHWSIDHLISMDLARAAFNIARQVLKPGGNFVVKMFQGEEIQKVFNEFKPYFRFKKLHSPPASRKRSAEIYFIGKRFKKIKTYYIVPPEEQE, translated from the coding sequence ATGGCAAAGCCTCGAAGGACTCAGGACAGACAGGATTACTACTACTGGGAGGCCAAAAAGAAAGGGTACCGAAGCAGGGCAGCATTCAAGCTGCTCCAGATGAACAAAACTTTCAAGCTGATTAAAAAAGGCAGCAAGGTTCTCGATCTGGGCGCATCGCCTGGTGGATGGAGTCAGGTTGCTGTAGAGCTTGGAGCAGAAGTCGTTGCCGTCGATATTAACCCGATGCCGCCCATAGAAGGCGTTACATTCATCCAGGGGGACATAACTAAAGAAGAAACGCTTGAAAAGATAAAGGCTGTAAGCAGGGAATACGATGCAGTAATTTGCGATGCATCACCAAAGATTACGGGGCACTGGTCGATAGACCACCTGATTTCAATGGATTTGGCGAGGGCGGCATTCAACATAGCAAGGCAGGTGCTGAAGCCAGGAGGGAACTTCGTTGTCAAAATGTTTCAGGGAGAAGAAATACAGAAGGTCTTCAATGAATTCAAGCCGTACTTCCGCTTCAAGAAGCTTCACAGTCCCCCTGCTTCGAGGAAGAGAAGCGCGGAGATATACTTCATAGGAAAGAGATTTAAGAAGATAAAAACGTACTACATCGTGCCTCCTGAAGAGCAGGAGTAA
- the nikR gene encoding nickel-responsive transcriptional regulator NikR produces MEEGVTRIGVSLPKNLLDEFDSIIRTRGYSSRSEAIRDAIRNYIAEYKWLEKEEGEIVGVVTILYNHHYKGTSDAIISLQHDFGDVITTTLHIHLNEDSCLEMVIVKGDMAKIKRLVDKITTIKGVNNVKLITALKE; encoded by the coding sequence ATGGAAGAAGGGGTAACGAGGATCGGTGTTAGCCTTCCAAAAAACCTGCTTGACGAGTTTGACAGCATTATCAGGACGAGGGGCTATTCCTCAAGAAGTGAAGCTATAAGAGATGCAATCAGAAACTACATCGCCGAATACAAGTGGCTCGAGAAAGAAGAAGGGGAAATCGTTGGTGTGGTCACAATCCTCTATAACCACCACTACAAGGGGACAAGCGATGCAATAATCTCGCTCCAGCATGACTTCGGCGACGTTATAACAACCACCCTCCACATACACCTCAACGAGGATAGCTGCCTCGAGATGGTCATTGTAAAAGGAGATATGGCAAAAATAAAGAGGCTCGTTGATAAAATAACGACGATAAAGGGTGTAAACAACGTAAAACTGATTACGGCGCTGAAGGAATAA
- a CDS encoding DUF2103 domain-containing protein, translated as MICRNCGTELVSPAAFCLVCNTRNALGCGLFCDGSNIYLFFIAARGHESFKIALYEDEFEISRRNAFELAAERMHEKRVEDVFVSGTDRKAILDAAEWVRRTAIHPVSVITTDTFNSPEEFCDAISRHLRAKTVLRRIDARPEDKIGGAHSTIIGGREGAKLLHRIATCEYVKKIVPGVIEAKGTAAGGGVRLKLNRSDERGNIRAILIDGASVQKVLVITTASNAEEGEEVRKILEGYLRS; from the coding sequence ATGATATGCAGAAATTGTGGGACAGAACTTGTGTCGCCTGCTGCGTTCTGTCTCGTCTGCAACACGAGGAATGCCCTTGGATGCGGCCTTTTTTGCGATGGTAGTAATATTTACCTTTTCTTCATAGCCGCAAGAGGGCATGAGTCGTTTAAAATAGCTCTGTATGAGGACGAGTTTGAGATTTCGAGGAGAAACGCCTTCGAGCTTGCTGCAGAACGCATGCACGAGAAAAGAGTTGAGGATGTTTTCGTTTCAGGAACAGACAGAAAAGCCATACTCGATGCAGCCGAGTGGGTGAGGAGAACAGCGATTCATCCGGTTTCGGTAATAACAACAGACACCTTCAACTCTCCTGAAGAGTTCTGCGACGCTATTTCAAGGCATTTGAGGGCGAAAACCGTTCTGCGGAGAATAGACGCAAGGCCAGAGGATAAAATTGGAGGAGCACATTCCACAATAATAGGGGGTAGAGAGGGAGCGAAGCTTCTTCACAGGATTGCCACATGTGAGTACGTAAAGAAGATTGTCCCGGGAGTTATAGAGGCAAAGGGCACGGCTGCTGGAGGGGGTGTAAGGTTGAAGCTCAACAGGAGCGACGAGAGGGGCAACATAAGGGCAATTCTAATCGATGGGGCGAGCGTTCAGAAGGTTCTGGTAATTACGACTGCCTCAAACGCAGAGGAGGGAGAAGAAGTAAGAAAGATACTCGAAGGTTACCTGCGTTCCTGA
- a CDS encoding 4Fe-4S binding protein: MPAVVDESKCDGCGTCVDECPVGAIELNDTAHVDVDICTDCGTCVDVCPNEAITLE, from the coding sequence ATGCCAGCCGTTGTTGACGAGAGCAAGTGCGATGGGTGCGGAACGTGCGTTGACGAGTGCCCCGTAGGGGCGATAGAGCTTAACGACACAGCTCATGTCGATGTGGACATATGCACCGATTGCGGGACGTGTGTTGATGTATGTCCCAATGAGGCAATAACGCTTGAGTAG
- the hisD gene encoding histidinol dehydrogenase → MIVTPDDLLVERSKSIDEYIEKVRPIVEKVREGGDEALIELTKQFDGVELQYIRVPSEEIDAAYEEVDDEIIDALEVAKQNIERFHSITCVERDMFIDFGDVVLGKRYVPLDSAGIYVPGGRASYPSTALMAGIPASIAGVERIAACTPPDERGKVKPLTLVACDIAGINEIYAVGGAQAIAALAYGTESVKPVDKIVGPGNIYVTAAKILVSKDVPIDMPAGPSEVLIIADETANARFVALDALAQLEHDPMAIAVVLTTSEKLAKEVQSLAEELGKGLNLENLRIAVVDSIDEAIEISNKFAPEHLEMMFEGAENCMDRIKHAGSVFVGEYSPVAAGDYASGTNHILPTAGYGRRYSGLSVETFLKHITFQKLSKDGLKRIGQAIITLANKEGLPFHAKSVEERLKE, encoded by the coding sequence ATGATCGTAACACCAGATGACCTGCTGGTTGAGAGAAGCAAGTCCATTGACGAGTACATAGAGAAAGTAAGGCCTATCGTCGAAAAAGTAAGGGAAGGAGGAGATGAGGCGCTGATAGAGCTGACAAAGCAGTTTGACGGCGTTGAACTTCAGTATATCAGGGTCCCATCTGAGGAAATCGATGCTGCATATGAAGAAGTCGACGACGAGATTATAGACGCACTTGAAGTTGCAAAGCAGAACATAGAGCGTTTTCACTCCATAACGTGCGTTGAAAGGGACATGTTCATAGATTTCGGCGATGTTGTACTGGGGAAGAGGTACGTACCCCTGGACAGTGCGGGAATATACGTTCCCGGCGGGAGAGCGAGCTACCCCTCAACAGCCCTCATGGCCGGCATTCCAGCGTCAATTGCAGGAGTAGAAAGAATCGCTGCATGCACACCGCCGGACGAAAGGGGGAAAGTTAAGCCGCTCACCCTCGTCGCCTGCGATATAGCAGGAATAAACGAGATTTACGCCGTTGGTGGAGCCCAGGCAATTGCAGCTCTCGCCTATGGAACCGAAAGTGTGAAGCCTGTTGATAAGATAGTCGGGCCGGGAAACATCTACGTTACGGCAGCAAAGATTCTCGTTTCGAAGGATGTGCCCATCGACATGCCGGCCGGCCCTTCTGAAGTCCTTATTATTGCAGATGAGACCGCAAATGCAAGATTTGTAGCTCTCGATGCTTTAGCTCAGCTCGAGCACGATCCTATGGCCATTGCCGTCGTTCTCACAACATCGGAAAAACTTGCGAAAGAGGTGCAATCGCTGGCAGAAGAGCTTGGAAAAGGTCTGAATCTCGAAAATCTAAGGATTGCCGTTGTAGACAGCATAGACGAGGCAATTGAGATCTCAAACAAGTTCGCTCCAGAGCACCTCGAAATGATGTTTGAAGGGGCCGAAAACTGCATGGACAGAATAAAGCACGCTGGAAGTGTTTTCGTCGGAGAATACAGCCCTGTTGCTGCTGGCGATTATGCATCCGGGACGAACCACATCCTTCCCACTGCAGGATATGGAAGGCGTTACTCTGGCCTGAGCGTTGAAACATTTTTAAAGCACATAACCTTCCAGAAGCTCAGCAAGGACGGACTGAAGAGAATAGGCCAGGCAATAATCACGCTTGCAAATAAAGAAGGTTTGCCGTTTCACGCAAAATCCGTCGAAGAGAGGTTGAAAGAATGA
- a CDS encoding Clp1/GlmU family protein, with amino-acid sequence MLVRDSDVTLLLEGKAEVVEGYAEVFGCPVKEIEAKNLTPLYLREGAVKIEGKYIPVKGSTIPESWEKVVEEIKSSGWRKILLFGETDTGKSSFAVWLVNKLDGKTCVIDADIGQADIGHPAAMGIGIAEKCASLSEIPMLDGFFVGSTSPMGREARCLRGFAKLAAVAKEINADWIIVDTTGWTRGRKARNYKLAKIEIFRPDVIVCLGEIPYYLEEFNTITVETFVPKKRSRELRGAIRSERYARWLEGANVVSLSVKDVKLRNTTLFKGRRVSDDFIREILDTVLFAETGPDFLNVCVLEEGELGVEALKALREVYGVEDVSIFTPKSFEDLVVGVYSDNKYEGLGLLKRIDFDSGKIDILTRAKSIRAIEFGEFRLEKGREVLARVP; translated from the coding sequence ATGCTCGTAAGAGATTCCGATGTAACACTGCTGCTCGAGGGGAAAGCAGAGGTCGTTGAGGGTTACGCAGAGGTCTTCGGCTGCCCCGTGAAGGAGATTGAGGCAAAAAACCTCACCCCCCTGTATCTGAGAGAGGGTGCAGTGAAGATAGAAGGAAAGTATATACCCGTAAAGGGCTCAACGATTCCGGAAAGCTGGGAAAAAGTAGTTGAAGAGATAAAATCCAGCGGATGGAGAAAAATCCTTCTTTTTGGCGAGACGGATACGGGTAAGAGCAGTTTTGCTGTGTGGCTCGTCAATAAACTCGATGGAAAGACGTGCGTGATAGATGCAGACATAGGCCAGGCAGACATAGGCCATCCGGCAGCGATGGGGATCGGTATCGCAGAGAAATGCGCAAGCCTATCAGAAATACCGATGCTCGACGGCTTCTTTGTGGGATCGACGTCACCGATGGGGAGAGAAGCGAGGTGCTTGCGGGGATTTGCAAAGCTTGCAGCCGTTGCAAAGGAGATCAATGCAGACTGGATTATTGTAGATACAACCGGCTGGACGCGTGGCAGGAAAGCGAGGAATTACAAGCTCGCGAAGATTGAGATATTCAGGCCAGACGTCATCGTTTGCCTTGGAGAAATTCCATACTACCTTGAAGAGTTCAACACAATCACCGTCGAGACTTTCGTACCAAAAAAGAGGAGCAGAGAGCTAAGAGGCGCTATAAGGAGCGAGCGCTATGCGAGGTGGCTTGAGGGAGCAAATGTCGTAAGTCTAAGTGTGAAAGACGTAAAGCTTCGCAACACCACGCTTTTCAAGGGGCGAAGGGTGTCGGACGACTTTATAAGGGAAATTCTTGACACTGTTCTCTTCGCCGAAACCGGCCCGGACTTTCTGAACGTCTGCGTTCTGGAAGAAGGAGAGCTGGGAGTGGAGGCGTTAAAGGCCCTCAGGGAAGTCTACGGTGTTGAGGATGTCAGCATATTCACACCCAAAAGCTTTGAAGACCTTGTTGTAGGTGTTTACTCTGACAATAAATACGAAGGTCTGGGACTGCTGAAAAGAATAGATTTCGACTCCGGAAAGATTGATATTCTTACCCGCGCAAAAAGCATAAGAGCAATAGAATTTGGAGAATTCAGACTCGAAAAGGGTAGAGAAGTACTGGCCAGAGTTCCATGA
- a CDS encoding DUF2073 domain-containing protein has protein sequence MEGVQLNLISKDRLDKMASMEKIRMILDEVKSGKIVVLESGLTPEEEAKLIELTMLEIDHENFVGIEVESYPQKSKGFFDKLFGKSKGRLTVIGPANRLKTLQKRDDLITALVQLGEG, from the coding sequence ATGGAGGGTGTGCAGCTCAATCTCATATCCAAGGACAGACTCGACAAAATGGCTTCGATGGAAAAGATAAGGATGATTCTCGACGAGGTCAAGAGCGGAAAGATAGTCGTTCTCGAGTCGGGCCTGACACCGGAGGAGGAGGCAAAGCTCATAGAACTCACCATGCTCGAGATCGATCATGAAAACTTCGTTGGTATCGAGGTTGAATCCTATCCCCAGAAGTCCAAGGGCTTTTTCGACAAGCTCTTCGGGAAATCCAAAGGAAGGTTGACAGTTATAGGGCCGGCAAACAGGCTCAAAACCCTGCAAAAGAGAGATGACCTCATTACTGCCCTTGTTCAGCTCGGCGAGGGCTGA
- a CDS encoding Era-like GTP-binding protein, translating into MGLIFRIRKKFGFLFKWFFKKDRMKIGIYGPPNAGKTTLANRILRDWTGDVMGSVSNVPHETRRARLREGVRIEVDGKSVTLDIVDTPGLATKIDFHEFLKYGLPEEEAKRRAKEATEGVIEAIKWLDDLDGVLLVMDSTEDPFTQVNVTIVGNIEARGLPLLIVANKIDLPNASPARIKAAFPQHPVVPISALKGLNIDSLYKAIAERFG; encoded by the coding sequence ATGGGATTGATATTCAGGATAAGGAAAAAATTTGGTTTCCTCTTCAAGTGGTTCTTCAAGAAGGACAGGATGAAAATAGGTATATACGGACCGCCCAACGCCGGAAAGACGACACTTGCCAACAGAATTCTCAGGGACTGGACTGGAGACGTTATGGGTTCTGTTAGCAACGTCCCCCACGAGACGAGGAGAGCGCGGCTCAGAGAGGGCGTGAGAATCGAAGTCGATGGCAAGTCGGTAACACTGGACATAGTCGATACTCCTGGTCTGGCGACGAAGATCGATTTCCACGAATTTCTGAAGTACGGTCTGCCGGAGGAGGAAGCGAAGAGGAGAGCAAAAGAGGCTACCGAAGGAGTTATAGAAGCAATAAAATGGCTCGACGACCTCGATGGAGTGCTGCTTGTGATGGATTCGACGGAAGATCCCTTCACGCAGGTTAACGTTACGATTGTGGGCAACATAGAGGCGAGGGGTTTGCCGTTGCTCATAGTTGCCAACAAGATTGACCTTCCAAACGCGTCGCCTGCGAGGATCAAGGCTGCATTCCCGCAGCACCCCGTCGTACCAATTTCAGCGCTGAAAGGGCTTAACATCGACAGCCTGTACAAGGCAATAGCCGAGAGGTTTGGCTGA
- a CDS encoding MjaI family restriction endonuclease codes for MKWEPDEPVRLTPENVRRMLGKELQLPKYTSPIINLANRFAQATRPKVVGKVSELVKECPYKDFEGWKHWYLEKYPEAIEDATDKIMKMIDSFKEVLDNIDRDTVRKWVEDLVLVKTFIGLNVQEPILSFLASKTKLTYRLSTPEEESAGIDGFIGDFAVSVKPVTYREKERLAGELPRGDVVIYYEKDRENNITISEVEALTEKGKKFIKLLETLEL; via the coding sequence ATGAAGTGGGAACCTGATGAACCAGTAAGGCTTACACCAGAGAATGTGAGACGGATGCTGGGCAAAGAGCTGCAGCTTCCAAAGTACACCAGCCCAATAATCAATCTCGCAAACAGATTTGCACAGGCCACGCGTCCCAAAGTGGTCGGAAAAGTAAGCGAACTCGTAAAAGAGTGCCCATATAAGGACTTCGAAGGGTGGAAGCACTGGTACCTTGAAAAATACCCGGAGGCGATAGAAGACGCTACAGATAAAATAATGAAAATGATAGACAGCTTCAAAGAAGTCCTGGATAACATAGATAGAGATACCGTGAGAAAGTGGGTGGAAGACCTTGTCCTCGTAAAAACCTTCATTGGTCTAAATGTTCAGGAACCCATACTCAGCTTCTTGGCCTCGAAAACAAAGTTAACATACAGGTTGTCTACGCCAGAAGAGGAATCGGCAGGCATAGATGGATTTATTGGAGACTTCGCAGTTTCGGTAAAGCCAGTGACATACAGGGAAAAAGAGAGACTCGCCGGAGAACTTCCAAGGGGCGATGTCGTTATTTACTACGAAAAAGACAGAGAGAATAACATTACCATTTCAGAAGTAGAAGCTCTAACTGAGAAAGGAAAGAAATTCATTAAACTGCTCGAAACTCTTGAACTGTAG
- a CDS encoding thioredoxin family protein: MIELNEQSLREFVREKFAVVEFYNDFCPYCRMLTAILSSICREMGIKVGKINVGNYPDIGREYEIELVPTVIVFSRGEAVGGFMGFTTRNVVKAELERLVREYC, encoded by the coding sequence GTGATTGAACTAAATGAGCAATCTCTCAGAGAGTTCGTAAGAGAGAAGTTCGCTGTTGTAGAATTTTACAACGACTTTTGTCCTTACTGCAGAATGCTTACGGCTATTCTCAGCTCAATATGCCGGGAAATGGGCATTAAGGTGGGGAAGATAAATGTGGGGAATTATCCGGACATCGGAAGAGAGTACGAGATCGAACTCGTACCCACAGTAATTGTCTTCAGCAGGGGCGAAGCGGTGGGAGGTTTTATGGGATTCACAACGAGAAACGTCGTTAAAGCTGAACTTGAAAGGCTTGTAAGAGAATACTGTTAG
- the aspS gene encoding aspartate--tRNA(Asn) ligase gives MRKYTSEIGEEDVGKEVTLYGWIHEVRDHGGLVFVILRDREGFIQITLPKKKVDREIFNRAKKVRRESVVMVKGIVKAEPKAPGGYEVIPTAFDVLNEADAPLPLDVAEKVPAELDTRLDHRYLDLRKPKIQAIFRIRHCMLQSVRRFLCEEGFIEVNTPKIVSTATEGGTELFPISYFEKEAFLNQSPQLYKQVLMGAGLEKVFEIGPIFRAEEHNTVRHLNEAISIDIEASFMDHEGVMDVLERLVARIYEDVSVECEKFLSWLDIKLDVPEVPFERLKYDEAIEIAHEGGEDIPWGEDLSTAALKIIAEHMDSHYFIVDWPTESKPFYAMPYDDKPEVCKSFDLMHGWLELASGAQRIHLYDLLVKRIEECGMSPESFGFYLEAFRYGMPPHAGWGLGAERLLMSMLGLKNIREAIMFPRDRHRLVP, from the coding sequence ATGAGGAAGTACACAAGCGAGATTGGAGAAGAGGACGTAGGCAAGGAGGTAACGCTCTACGGATGGATTCACGAGGTTAGAGACCACGGTGGGCTGGTATTCGTAATTTTGAGAGATAGAGAGGGGTTCATCCAGATTACGCTGCCTAAAAAGAAGGTTGACAGAGAAATCTTCAACAGGGCAAAAAAGGTTCGAAGGGAAAGCGTTGTCATGGTTAAAGGCATTGTAAAGGCTGAACCAAAGGCTCCCGGAGGGTACGAGGTTATTCCAACCGCCTTCGACGTGCTCAATGAAGCCGATGCGCCTCTCCCGCTTGATGTTGCCGAGAAGGTTCCGGCGGAGCTCGATACAAGGCTCGACCACCGCTACCTCGACCTGAGAAAGCCGAAGATCCAGGCAATATTCAGGATTAGGCACTGCATGCTTCAAAGTGTTCGCAGGTTCCTGTGCGAAGAGGGGTTCATTGAAGTTAATACGCCAAAAATCGTGTCGACCGCCACAGAAGGTGGAACAGAGCTGTTCCCAATAAGCTACTTCGAAAAAGAGGCTTTCCTGAACCAGAGTCCTCAGCTCTACAAGCAGGTTTTGATGGGTGCCGGCCTTGAAAAGGTCTTCGAAATAGGCCCCATTTTCAGAGCTGAAGAGCACAACACCGTAAGGCATCTCAACGAGGCGATATCCATCGACATCGAGGCGAGCTTTATGGATCACGAGGGGGTCATGGATGTGCTCGAGCGACTTGTGGCAAGAATTTACGAGGATGTAAGCGTTGAGTGCGAGAAATTCCTCTCGTGGCTCGACATCAAGCTTGATGTGCCCGAAGTCCCCTTCGAGAGGTTGAAGTACGATGAAGCCATAGAGATTGCACACGAAGGTGGAGAGGACATACCGTGGGGCGAAGATCTTAGCACGGCTGCGCTGAAGATCATCGCAGAACACATGGACAGCCACTACTTCATAGTTGATTGGCCCACCGAATCAAAGCCATTCTACGCGATGCCTTACGACGATAAGCCGGAAGTTTGCAAGAGCTTCGACCTGATGCATGGCTGGCTCGAACTGGCGAGCGGTGCACAGCGTATCCACCTCTACGATCTCCTCGTGAAACGCATAGAAGAGTGCGGAATGAGTCCCGAAAGTTTTGGCTTCTACCTCGAAGCTTTCCGCTACGGCATGCCACCGCACGCTGGATGGGGGCTTGGAGCAGAGAGGCTGCTGATGTCGATGCTTGGCCTTAAGAACATAAGAGAGGCGATAATGTTCCCGAGGGACAGGCACAGGCTTGTCCCCTGA
- a CDS encoding secondary thiamine-phosphate synthase enzyme YjbQ: protein MPAIEIRTGKRTEIIDITADVRKVVEESGGGGIAVVYTLHTTTAVIINEAEPGLLEDIVSALSKIVPTGAGYKHDRIDDNADAHIRAVLLGNSVVVPVENGKLQLGTWQRILFVELDGPRTRRVIVKLVD from the coding sequence ATGCCCGCAATCGAAATTAGAACGGGAAAGAGGACTGAAATAATCGACATAACGGCAGACGTTCGGAAGGTAGTTGAGGAAAGTGGAGGGGGCGGCATAGCCGTAGTTTACACGCTGCATACAACCACGGCCGTGATTATAAATGAAGCGGAACCGGGGCTGCTCGAAGACATAGTCTCAGCCCTTTCAAAGATTGTGCCCACGGGAGCGGGATATAAACATGATCGCATAGACGATAATGCAGATGCGCACATTCGCGCAGTTCTTTTAGGCAATAGTGTGGTTGTGCCAGTTGAGAACGGAAAACTTCAGCTTGGAACGTGGCAGCGCATACTCTTCGTCGAACTTGATGGCCCGAGAACGAGAAGAGTAATTGTAAAGCTGGTAGATTAA
- a CDS encoding Zn-ribbon domain-containing protein, producing the protein MPHRCTKCGKEYPDGDMRILQGCECGNNKFLYVPKEERGREKEVSEEEVREALPEGIESVKIISPGMYEINLEKVFSRDEIVIALQEDGRYVIHLPSLLKRRKDKQ; encoded by the coding sequence ATGCCCCACCGCTGCACAAAGTGCGGAAAGGAATACCCTGATGGTGACATGCGTATACTGCAGGGCTGTGAATGTGGGAACAACAAGTTTCTCTACGTGCCGAAGGAAGAAAGAGGGCGCGAAAAGGAGGTAAGTGAAGAAGAAGTTAGAGAAGCACTGCCGGAGGGCATAGAGAGCGTTAAGATAATCAGCCCTGGAATGTACGAGATAAACCTGGAGAAAGTCTTTTCAAGAGATGAAATTGTGATAGCTCTTCAGGAGGACGGGAGGTATGTCATACACCTCCCATCTCTTTTGAAGAGGAGGAAGGACAAACAGTAA
- a CDS encoding SpoVG family protein produces MAEITEVRIYKARGDGAVKAYASVSLDNEFVVKGIKVLEGENGLWVSMPSRRAKDGTFQDIFHPASKEAREKIVNAVLEAYREQV; encoded by the coding sequence TTGGCCGAGATAACGGAAGTTAGAATATATAAGGCGAGAGGAGATGGGGCCGTTAAGGCCTATGCGTCTGTATCTCTGGACAACGAATTTGTTGTGAAGGGAATAAAGGTGCTGGAAGGGGAGAACGGCCTCTGGGTAAGCATGCCCAGCAGAAGGGCAAAGGACGGTACCTTCCAGGATATATTCCACCCCGCAAGTAAAGAGGCGAGGGAGAAGATAGTTAACGCTGTTCTTGAAGCCTATAGGGAGCAGGTTTAA